In Neisseria brasiliensis, the following proteins share a genomic window:
- the pta gene encoding phosphate acetyltransferase — MSNVLVVPVSARIDSWATTQALAAALPNAQALRALDENGFGEKLLAQGKSDDWLDALVGKISEMNAENVVIKGIRPNADKVFLATKNFELALSLDAAVVFAVGACDEENELCETDVDDIVQKLNLAKQSYITAPGVLAGFVLDNAAPGVGKAAAEQTGLTFFGSTEQLGDVNELANRGRNRLSPSQFRVNMMDTAHKANKRIVLPEGAEPRTVQAAAICHEKGIARCVLLAPRAEVEAVAKERHINLPDSLEIIDPADLIEQYVAPMCELRKSKGLTEEQAREQLQDTVVLGTMMMAQNDVDGLVSGAVHTTANTIRPALQLIKTAPGASLVSSIFFMLLPNQVLVYGDCAVNPNPTPEQLADIAIQSADSAKAFGIEPKVAMISYSTGTSGAGPDVEAVAQATQIAQQKRPDLAIDGPLQYDAATVPSVAKSKAPNSAVAGQATVLVFPDLNTGNCTYKAVQRNANVLSVGPMLQGLRKPVNDLSRGALVDDIVYTIALTAIQAAQMEA; from the coding sequence ATGTCAAACGTATTGGTTGTACCCGTTTCCGCCCGCATCGACAGCTGGGCGACCACTCAGGCTTTGGCGGCTGCATTGCCGAATGCCCAAGCCCTGCGCGCATTAGATGAAAACGGCTTTGGCGAAAAGCTGTTGGCGCAAGGTAAAAGCGACGACTGGTTGGACGCGCTGGTGGGCAAAATCAGCGAAATGAACGCGGAAAACGTGGTCATTAAAGGCATTCGTCCAAATGCGGATAAAGTATTCTTGGCCACCAAAAACTTTGAATTGGCCTTGTCGTTGGATGCAGCGGTGGTGTTTGCTGTGGGCGCGTGCGACGAAGAAAACGAATTGTGCGAAACCGACGTTGACGACATCGTGCAAAAATTGAATCTGGCTAAGCAATCTTACATCACCGCGCCGGGTGTATTGGCCGGTTTCGTGTTGGACAATGCCGCACCGGGCGTGGGCAAAGCCGCTGCCGAGCAAACCGGTTTGACTTTCTTTGGTTCAACCGAGCAATTGGGCGATGTGAACGAGTTGGCCAACCGCGGCCGCAACCGCTTATCACCATCACAATTCCGCGTGAACATGATGGACACCGCCCATAAAGCCAACAAACGCATCGTGTTGCCGGAAGGTGCCGAGCCGCGTACCGTGCAAGCGGCGGCGATTTGTCATGAAAAAGGCATTGCCCGCTGCGTATTGCTGGCGCCGCGTGCCGAAGTGGAAGCTGTGGCCAAAGAGCGCCACATCAACTTGCCGGATTCTTTGGAAATCATCGATCCTGCCGATTTGATTGAGCAATACGTTGCGCCGATGTGCGAATTGCGTAAGAGCAAAGGTCTGACCGAAGAGCAGGCGCGTGAGCAGCTGCAAGATACCGTAGTGTTGGGTACCATGATGATGGCGCAAAACGATGTGGACGGCTTGGTTTCCGGCGCCGTGCACACCACCGCCAACACCATCCGTCCGGCATTGCAACTGATTAAAACCGCACCGGGCGCGAGCTTGGTATCGAGCATTTTCTTCATGTTGCTGCCAAACCAAGTTTTGGTGTACGGCGACTGCGCGGTCAATCCGAACCCAACGCCTGAACAATTGGCCGACATCGCCATTCAGTCTGCCGATTCAGCCAAAGCCTTCGGTATCGAGCCGAAAGTAGCGATGATTTCTTACTCAACCGGCACTTCCGGCGCCGGCCCTGACGTAGAAGCCGTGGCACAAGCCACCCAAATTGCGCAACAAAAACGCCCTGATTTGGCGATTGACGGCCCATTGCAATACGATGCCGCTACCGTACCAAGCGTGGCCAAATCTAAAGCACCAAACAGCGCGGTTGCCGGTCAGGCGACTGTGTTGGTGTTCCCGGATTTGAACACCGGCAACTGTACTTACAAAGCCGTTCAACGCAATGCCAACGTATTGAGCGTGGGTCCAATGCTGCAAGGTTTGCGCAAGCCGGTAAACGACTTGTCGCGCGGCGCATTGGTTGACGACATCGTGTACACCATCGCGCTGACTGCCATCCAAGCAGCGCAAATGGAAGCCTAA
- the prfA gene encoding peptide chain release factor 1 translates to MKPSILEKLQQLSERLEEVTHLLGQPEATDDMDNYRKLTREHAELTPVVEVFQKYQQAQSDVVEAQEMLADPDMKEFAAEEIEAANALIEELDVELQKLLLPKDADDDKNIFIEVRAGTGGDEAALFAGDLLRMYSRYAERNRWQVEIVSANESELGGYKEVIARIVGLGAYSRLKFESGGHRVQRVPATESQGRIHTSACTVAVMPEADELEDIELNAADLRIDTFRASGAGGQHINKTDSAVRITHLPTGMVVECQDGRSQHANKAQAMKVLAARLNDAQKREAQAKEAAERKSLIGSGDRSERIRTYNYPQGRVTDHRINLTLHKLDFIMDGDLEELTNALIAEHQAELLAAMGD, encoded by the coding sequence ATGAAACCGTCTATTTTAGAAAAATTACAACAACTTAGCGAACGTTTGGAAGAAGTTACCCATCTGCTCGGCCAGCCCGAAGCCACTGATGATATGGACAACTACCGCAAGCTCACGCGCGAACACGCCGAGCTGACGCCGGTGGTAGAAGTGTTCCAAAAATATCAGCAGGCGCAAAGCGATGTGGTGGAGGCGCAGGAAATGTTGGCCGATCCGGATATGAAAGAATTTGCCGCCGAAGAAATCGAAGCGGCCAATGCGCTGATTGAAGAATTGGATGTCGAGCTGCAAAAGCTGCTACTGCCTAAAGATGCCGATGACGACAAAAACATTTTCATCGAAGTGCGCGCCGGTACCGGTGGCGATGAAGCGGCTTTGTTTGCCGGCGATTTATTGCGCATGTACAGCCGCTACGCCGAGCGCAACCGCTGGCAGGTGGAAATCGTGTCGGCCAACGAAAGCGAGTTAGGCGGCTATAAAGAAGTGATTGCCCGTATTGTCGGCTTGGGCGCATACAGCCGTCTGAAATTTGAATCCGGCGGCCACCGTGTGCAGCGTGTTCCTGCCACCGAAAGCCAAGGCCGCATCCACACATCGGCGTGTACCGTGGCCGTGATGCCTGAAGCCGATGAGTTGGAAGACATCGAATTAAACGCCGCTGATTTGCGCATCGATACGTTCCGCGCATCAGGCGCAGGCGGTCAGCACATCAACAAAACCGATTCCGCCGTGCGCATTACCCACTTGCCGACCGGCATGGTGGTTGAATGCCAAGACGGCCGTAGCCAACACGCCAATAAAGCGCAGGCGATGAAAGTGTTGGCGGCGCGTTTGAACGATGCCCAAAAGCGCGAAGCCCAAGCCAAAGAAGCTGCCGAGCGCAAGAGCTTAATCGGCAGCGGCGACCGTAGCGAACGCATCCGCACCTACAACTACCCGCAAGGCCGCGTCACCGACCACCGCATCAACCTCACCCTTCACAAACTCGATTTCATCATGGATGGCGATTTGGAAGAATTGACCAATGCACTTATTGCCGAGCATCAAGCCGAGTTACTTGCGGCGATGGGCGATTGA